One window of Micropterus dolomieu isolate WLL.071019.BEF.003 ecotype Adirondacks linkage group LG13, ASM2129224v1, whole genome shotgun sequence genomic DNA carries:
- the trim69 gene encoding E3 ubiquitin-protein ligase TRIM69, whose protein sequence is MSKNQKEVKKIQSVYLQNLEKLNHGIKPDKKNWKPKDGDFAVQTAMEKLRQPPIGGKVTKSSAHRISRDLTCSICLDLFKQPVSLPCDHTFCQGCIEGYWSGPRGPGQGGTGSCPQCRKVYPGQSYRPNRIVANIVESYCQGLEESGTGAHLADVGVTERVAALVPRCSRHIEELKLYCEEDQELVCLVCGLSQEHRNHTMVCVQEAEQKYRASLNSTMDSLKVELNTALQCDREAEDEVKKLKEHTADLKQRIEAQFSDLHQFLYQEEKLLQVKLKTEERRELIRLDEHKALLCVEISRLQRAVHEIEDKLKEQNPFTLLRSIKVLLQRPSLKFEKPTFTPPSLCEGRFAGPLQYRVWKSMKGSIYPVPAAITFNSSTANPWLSLTSSLTCVRYQTFNHTVQDNPYRFNAALSLLGSQGFTHGRHYWEIEVYSSTVWTVGVARESVPRKGVIKALPANGFWTLSLSYGIQYMAGTSPPTVLSLEEPLARIGVYLDYKRGLVSFYNAESMTHLYTFRETFTETLYPYFNLGFLDKVHENEPLKVFLPKI, encoded by the exons ATGAGCAAGAATCAGAAAGAAGTGAAGAAAATTCAGTCAGTTTATCTGCAGAACTTGGAAAAACTAAACCACGGGATAAAGCCAGACAAGAAAAATTGGAAACCAAAGGACGGAGACTTTGCTGTGCAAACAGCGATGGAAAAGCTGCGACAGCCTCCCATAGGTGGAAAAGTAACCAAAAGCTCAGCTCACAGAATCAGCAGAGATCTTACCTGCTCCATCTGCTTGGATCTTTTCAAGCAGCCGGTATCCTTGCCCTGTGATCACACCTTCTGCCAGGGGTGTATTGAGGGTTACTGGAGCGGTCCCCGGGGCCCCGGACAGGGAGGCACAGGCTCCTGCCCTCAGTGCAGGAAGGTGTACCCCGGACAAAGCTACAGGCCCAACCGCATCGTTGCCAACATAGTGGAAAGCTACTGTCAGGGTCTGGAGGAGAGCGGGACTGGAGCCCACCTGGCAGATGTTGGGGTGACAGAGAGAGTTGCTGCTCTGGTGCCACGCTGCAGCAGACACATAGAGGAGCTGAAGCTTTACTGTGAGGAGGACCAGGAGCTGGTGTGTCTGGTGTGTGGTCTCTCCCAGGAGCACAGAAATCATACCATGGTGTGTGTCCAGGAGGCTGAACAGAAGTACAGG GCGTCCCTTAACAGCACCATGGATTCCCTTAAAGTTGAGCTCAACACAGCGCTGCAGTGTGACAGGGAAGCCGAGGACGAGGTTAAAAAGCTCAAG GAGCACACCGCTGACCTGAAGCAGCGCATTGAGGCCCAGTTCAGCGACCTGCACCAGTTCCTGTACCAGGAGGAGAAGCTGCTGCAGGTGAAGCTGAAGACAGAAGAAAGGAGAGAGCTGATCCGACTGGACGAGCACAAGGCCCTGCTGTGCGTGGAGATCTCTCGTCTGCAGAGAGCCGTCCACGAGATAGAGGACAAGCTGAAAGAGCAGAACCCGTTCACTCTGCTCCGG AGCATCAAAGTCCTGCTCCAGAG GCCTTCGCTGAAGTTTGAGAAACCTACGTTTACACCGCCCAGTCTGTGCGAGGGTCGGTTTGCAGGGCCCCTGCAGTACAGAGTGTGGAAATCCATGAAAGGAAGCATTTATCCAG TTCCAGCAGCCATCACATTTAACTCCAGCACAGCCAACCCATGGCTCAGCCTGACCTCCTCCCTCACCTGCGTTCGCTACCAAACCTTTAACCACACCGTGCAGGACAACCCCTACAGGTTCAACGCTGCCCTGTCACTACTCGGAAGCCAGGGCTTCACCCACGGACGCCACTATTGGGAGATTGAAGTTTACAGCAGCACGGTCTGGACTGTGGGGGTGGCCCGAGAGTCAGTGCCCAGAAAAGGTGTCATCAAAGCCCTCCCAGCCAATGGCTTCTggaccctctccctctcttatGGTATACAGTACATGGCCGGCACTTCACCCCCAACCGTCCTGTCCCTTGAGGAGCCACTGGCAAGGATTGGCGTGTACTTGGACTACAAGAGGGGCCTGGTGTCCTTCTACAACGCAGAGAGCATGACACACCTCTACACCTTCAGGGAGACCTTCACCGAGACACTGTACCCTTACTTCAACTTGGGCTTTCTGGATAAAGTGCATGAAAATGAGCCTCTCAAAGTTTTCTTACCaaagatttaa